In a genomic window of Cynocephalus volans isolate mCynVol1 chromosome 1, mCynVol1.pri, whole genome shotgun sequence:
- the SLC35A5 gene encoding UDP-sugar transporter protein SLC35A5 isoform X3 — protein MCVVPLEASDGERQLKNSGMERKSCSHPVLCSLSAMYTFLLGAIFITLSSSRILLVKYSANEENKYDYLPTTVNVCSELLKLIFCVLVSFCVVKKDHQSRNLKCASWKEFSDFMKWSIPAFLYFLDNLIVFYVLSYLQPAMAVIFSNFSIITTALLFRIVLKSECLGKDNCTVKAWTFPEAEWNTTARVFSHIHLGLGHVLIIVQCFMSSMANIYNEKILKEGNQLTESIFIQNSKLYFFGILFNGLTLGLQSSNRDQIKNCGFFYGHNTYSVILIFVTAFQGLSVAFILKFLDNMFHVLMAQITTVIITTVSVLVFDFRPSLEFFLEAPSVLLSIFIYNASKPQGLEYAPRQERIRDLSCRLWERSSGDGEELERLTKPKSDESDEDTF, from the exons ATGTGCGTTGTTCCACTGGAAGCTTCTGACGGAGAGAG GCAATTAAAAAACAGTGGAATGGAAAGAAAGAGTTGTAGTCATCCTGTGTTATGCTCATTGTCAGCAATGTATACATTCCTGCTAGGTGCCATATTCATTACTTTAAGCTCAAGTCGCATCTTACTGGTAAAATATTCTGCCAATGAAG AGAACAAGTATGATTATCTTCCAACTACTGTGAATGTGTGCTCAGAACTGCTGAAGCTAATTTTCTGTGTGCTTGTGTCATTCTGTGTTGTAAAGAAAG atcATCAAAGTAGAAATCTGAAATGTGCTTCCTGGAAGGAATTCTCTGATTTCATGAAGTGGTCCATTCCTGcctttctttatttccttgaTAACTTGATTGTCTTCTATGTCCTATCATATCTTCAGCCT gCCATGGCTGTTATCTTCTCAAATTTTAGCATTATAACAACAGCTCTTCTATTCAGGATAGTGCTGAA GAGTGAGTGTCTCGGAAAAGACAATTGCACGGTAAAGGCATGGACTTTTCCTGAAGCTGAGTGGAACACCACAGCCAGGGTTTTCAGTCACATCCATCTTGGCTTGGGCCACGTTCTTATTATAGTCCAGTGTTTTATGTCTTCAATGGCCAACATCTACAATGAAAAGATATTGAAGGAAGGGAACCAGCTCACTGAAAGTATCTTCATACAGAACAGTAAACTCTATTTTTTTGGCATTCTTTTTAATGGGCTGACCCTAGGCCTTCAGAGTAGTAACCGTGATCAGATTAAGAACTGTGGATTTTTTTATGGCCACAATACATATTCAGTAATCCTCATTTTTGTAACTGCATTCCAGGGCCTTTCAGTGGCTTTCATTCTGAAGTTCCTGGATAACATGTTCCATGTCTTAATGGCCCAAATCACTACAGTCATCATCACAACAGTGTCTGTCCTGGTCTTTGACTTCAGGCCCTCCCTGGAGTTTTTCTTGGAAGCCCCATCAGTTCTTCTctccatatttatttataatgccAGCAAGCCTCAAGGTCTGGAATATGCACCTAGGCAAGAAAGGATCCGAGATCTAAGTTGCCGTCTTTGGGAGCGTTCCAGTGGG
- the SLC35A5 gene encoding UDP-sugar transporter protein SLC35A5 isoform X2, producing MERKSCSHPVLCSLSAMYTFLLGAIFITLSSSRILLVKYSANEENKYDYLPTTVNVCSELLKLIFCVLVSFCVVKKDHQSRNLKCASWKEFSDFMKWSIPAFLYFLDNLIVFYVLSYLQPAMAVIFSNFSIITTALLFRIVLKQHLNWIQWASLLILFLSIVALITGTKTSQHNLGEHGFHHDAFFSPSNSCLLFRSECLGKDNCTVKAWTFPEAEWNTTARVFSHIHLGLGHVLIIVQCFMSSMANIYNEKILKEGNQLTESIFIQNSKLYFFGILFNGLTLGLQSSNRDQIKNCGFFYGHNTYSVILIFVTAFQGLSVAFILKFLDNMFHVLMAQITTVIITTVSVLVFDFRPSLEFFLEAPSVLLSIFIYNASKPQGLEYAPRQERIRDLSCRLWERSSGDGEELERLTKPKSDESDEDTF from the exons ATGGAAAGAAAGAGTTGTAGTCATCCTGTGTTATGCTCATTGTCAGCAATGTATACATTCCTGCTAGGTGCCATATTCATTACTTTAAGCTCAAGTCGCATCTTACTGGTAAAATATTCTGCCAATGAAG AGAACAAGTATGATTATCTTCCAACTACTGTGAATGTGTGCTCAGAACTGCTGAAGCTAATTTTCTGTGTGCTTGTGTCATTCTGTGTTGTAAAGAAAG atcATCAAAGTAGAAATCTGAAATGTGCTTCCTGGAAGGAATTCTCTGATTTCATGAAGTGGTCCATTCCTGcctttctttatttccttgaTAACTTGATTGTCTTCTATGTCCTATCATATCTTCAGCCT gCCATGGCTGTTATCTTCTCAAATTTTAGCATTATAACAACAGCTCTTCTATTCAGGATAGTGCTGAA GCAGCATCTAAACTGGATACAGTGGGCTTCcctcctgattttatttttgtctattgtGGCCTTGATTACTGGGACTAAAACTTCACAACATAACCTGGGAGAACATGGATTTCATCATGATGCCTTCTTCAGCCCCTCTAATTCCTGCCTTCTTTTCAGGAGTGAGTGTCTCGGAAAAGACAATTGCACGGTAAAGGCATGGACTTTTCCTGAAGCTGAGTGGAACACCACAGCCAGGGTTTTCAGTCACATCCATCTTGGCTTGGGCCACGTTCTTATTATAGTCCAGTGTTTTATGTCTTCAATGGCCAACATCTACAATGAAAAGATATTGAAGGAAGGGAACCAGCTCACTGAAAGTATCTTCATACAGAACAGTAAACTCTATTTTTTTGGCATTCTTTTTAATGGGCTGACCCTAGGCCTTCAGAGTAGTAACCGTGATCAGATTAAGAACTGTGGATTTTTTTATGGCCACAATACATATTCAGTAATCCTCATTTTTGTAACTGCATTCCAGGGCCTTTCAGTGGCTTTCATTCTGAAGTTCCTGGATAACATGTTCCATGTCTTAATGGCCCAAATCACTACAGTCATCATCACAACAGTGTCTGTCCTGGTCTTTGACTTCAGGCCCTCCCTGGAGTTTTTCTTGGAAGCCCCATCAGTTCTTCTctccatatttatttataatgccAGCAAGCCTCAAGGTCTGGAATATGCACCTAGGCAAGAAAGGATCCGAGATCTAAGTTGCCGTCTTTGGGAGCGTTCCAGTGGG
- the SLC35A5 gene encoding UDP-sugar transporter protein SLC35A5 isoform X4: protein MCVVPLEASDGERQLKNSGMERKSCSHPVLCSLSAMYTFLLGAIFITLSSSRILLVKYSANEENKYDYLPTTVNVCSELLKLIFCVLVSFCVVKKDHQSRNLKCASWKEFSDFMKWSIPAFLYFLDNLIVFYVLSYLQPAMAVIFSNFSIITTALLFRIVLKQHLNWIQWASLLILFLSIVALITGTKTSQHNLGEHGFHHDAFFSPSNSCLLFRSECLGKDNCTGLSVAFILKFLDNMFHVLMAQITTVIITTVSVLVFDFRPSLEFFLEAPSVLLSIFIYNASKPQGLEYAPRQERIRDLSCRLWERSSGDGEELERLTKPKSDESDEDTF from the exons ATGTGCGTTGTTCCACTGGAAGCTTCTGACGGAGAGAG GCAATTAAAAAACAGTGGAATGGAAAGAAAGAGTTGTAGTCATCCTGTGTTATGCTCATTGTCAGCAATGTATACATTCCTGCTAGGTGCCATATTCATTACTTTAAGCTCAAGTCGCATCTTACTGGTAAAATATTCTGCCAATGAAG AGAACAAGTATGATTATCTTCCAACTACTGTGAATGTGTGCTCAGAACTGCTGAAGCTAATTTTCTGTGTGCTTGTGTCATTCTGTGTTGTAAAGAAAG atcATCAAAGTAGAAATCTGAAATGTGCTTCCTGGAAGGAATTCTCTGATTTCATGAAGTGGTCCATTCCTGcctttctttatttccttgaTAACTTGATTGTCTTCTATGTCCTATCATATCTTCAGCCT gCCATGGCTGTTATCTTCTCAAATTTTAGCATTATAACAACAGCTCTTCTATTCAGGATAGTGCTGAA GCAGCATCTAAACTGGATACAGTGGGCTTCcctcctgattttatttttgtctattgtGGCCTTGATTACTGGGACTAAAACTTCACAACATAACCTGGGAGAACATGGATTTCATCATGATGCCTTCTTCAGCCCCTCTAATTCCTGCCTTCTTTTCAGGAGTGAGTGTCTCGGAAAAGACAATTGCACG GGCCTTTCAGTGGCTTTCATTCTGAAGTTCCTGGATAACATGTTCCATGTCTTAATGGCCCAAATCACTACAGTCATCATCACAACAGTGTCTGTCCTGGTCTTTGACTTCAGGCCCTCCCTGGAGTTTTTCTTGGAAGCCCCATCAGTTCTTCTctccatatttatttataatgccAGCAAGCCTCAAGGTCTGGAATATGCACCTAGGCAAGAAAGGATCCGAGATCTAAGTTGCCGTCTTTGGGAGCGTTCCAGTGGG
- the SLC35A5 gene encoding UDP-sugar transporter protein SLC35A5 isoform X1, whose protein sequence is MCVVPLEASDGERQLKNSGMERKSCSHPVLCSLSAMYTFLLGAIFITLSSSRILLVKYSANEENKYDYLPTTVNVCSELLKLIFCVLVSFCVVKKDHQSRNLKCASWKEFSDFMKWSIPAFLYFLDNLIVFYVLSYLQPAMAVIFSNFSIITTALLFRIVLKQHLNWIQWASLLILFLSIVALITGTKTSQHNLGEHGFHHDAFFSPSNSCLLFRSECLGKDNCTVKAWTFPEAEWNTTARVFSHIHLGLGHVLIIVQCFMSSMANIYNEKILKEGNQLTESIFIQNSKLYFFGILFNGLTLGLQSSNRDQIKNCGFFYGHNTYSVILIFVTAFQGLSVAFILKFLDNMFHVLMAQITTVIITTVSVLVFDFRPSLEFFLEAPSVLLSIFIYNASKPQGLEYAPRQERIRDLSCRLWERSSGDGEELERLTKPKSDESDEDTF, encoded by the exons ATGTGCGTTGTTCCACTGGAAGCTTCTGACGGAGAGAG GCAATTAAAAAACAGTGGAATGGAAAGAAAGAGTTGTAGTCATCCTGTGTTATGCTCATTGTCAGCAATGTATACATTCCTGCTAGGTGCCATATTCATTACTTTAAGCTCAAGTCGCATCTTACTGGTAAAATATTCTGCCAATGAAG AGAACAAGTATGATTATCTTCCAACTACTGTGAATGTGTGCTCAGAACTGCTGAAGCTAATTTTCTGTGTGCTTGTGTCATTCTGTGTTGTAAAGAAAG atcATCAAAGTAGAAATCTGAAATGTGCTTCCTGGAAGGAATTCTCTGATTTCATGAAGTGGTCCATTCCTGcctttctttatttccttgaTAACTTGATTGTCTTCTATGTCCTATCATATCTTCAGCCT gCCATGGCTGTTATCTTCTCAAATTTTAGCATTATAACAACAGCTCTTCTATTCAGGATAGTGCTGAA GCAGCATCTAAACTGGATACAGTGGGCTTCcctcctgattttatttttgtctattgtGGCCTTGATTACTGGGACTAAAACTTCACAACATAACCTGGGAGAACATGGATTTCATCATGATGCCTTCTTCAGCCCCTCTAATTCCTGCCTTCTTTTCAGGAGTGAGTGTCTCGGAAAAGACAATTGCACGGTAAAGGCATGGACTTTTCCTGAAGCTGAGTGGAACACCACAGCCAGGGTTTTCAGTCACATCCATCTTGGCTTGGGCCACGTTCTTATTATAGTCCAGTGTTTTATGTCTTCAATGGCCAACATCTACAATGAAAAGATATTGAAGGAAGGGAACCAGCTCACTGAAAGTATCTTCATACAGAACAGTAAACTCTATTTTTTTGGCATTCTTTTTAATGGGCTGACCCTAGGCCTTCAGAGTAGTAACCGTGATCAGATTAAGAACTGTGGATTTTTTTATGGCCACAATACATATTCAGTAATCCTCATTTTTGTAACTGCATTCCAGGGCCTTTCAGTGGCTTTCATTCTGAAGTTCCTGGATAACATGTTCCATGTCTTAATGGCCCAAATCACTACAGTCATCATCACAACAGTGTCTGTCCTGGTCTTTGACTTCAGGCCCTCCCTGGAGTTTTTCTTGGAAGCCCCATCAGTTCTTCTctccatatttatttataatgccAGCAAGCCTCAAGGTCTGGAATATGCACCTAGGCAAGAAAGGATCCGAGATCTAAGTTGCCGTCTTTGGGAGCGTTCCAGTGGG
- the SLC35A5 gene encoding UDP-sugar transporter protein SLC35A5 isoform X5 — translation MCVVPLEASDGERQLKNSGMERKSCSHPVLCSLSAMYTFLLGAIFITLSSSRILLVKYSANEENKYDYLPTTVNVCSELLKLIFCVLVSFCVVKKDHQSRNLKCASWKEFSDFMKWSIPAFLYFLDNLIVFYVLSYLQPAMAVIFSNFSIITTALLFRIVLKQHLNWIQWASLLILFLSIVALITGTKTSQHNLGEHGFHHDAFFSPSNSCLLFRSPPWSFSWKPHQFFSPYLFIMPASLKVWNMHLGKKGSEI, via the exons ATGTGCGTTGTTCCACTGGAAGCTTCTGACGGAGAGAG GCAATTAAAAAACAGTGGAATGGAAAGAAAGAGTTGTAGTCATCCTGTGTTATGCTCATTGTCAGCAATGTATACATTCCTGCTAGGTGCCATATTCATTACTTTAAGCTCAAGTCGCATCTTACTGGTAAAATATTCTGCCAATGAAG AGAACAAGTATGATTATCTTCCAACTACTGTGAATGTGTGCTCAGAACTGCTGAAGCTAATTTTCTGTGTGCTTGTGTCATTCTGTGTTGTAAAGAAAG atcATCAAAGTAGAAATCTGAAATGTGCTTCCTGGAAGGAATTCTCTGATTTCATGAAGTGGTCCATTCCTGcctttctttatttccttgaTAACTTGATTGTCTTCTATGTCCTATCATATCTTCAGCCT gCCATGGCTGTTATCTTCTCAAATTTTAGCATTATAACAACAGCTCTTCTATTCAGGATAGTGCTGAA GCAGCATCTAAACTGGATACAGTGGGCTTCcctcctgattttatttttgtctattgtGGCCTTGATTACTGGGACTAAAACTTCACAACATAACCTGGGAGAACATGGATTTCATCATGATGCCTTCTTCAGCCCCTCTAATTCCTGCCTTCTTTTCAGGA GCCCTCCCTGGAGTTTTTCTTGGAAGCCCCATCAGTTCTTCTctccatatttatttataatgccAGCAAGCCTCAAGGTCTGGAATATGCACCTAGGCAAGAAAGGATCCGAGATCTAA